Proteins co-encoded in one Octopus bimaculoides isolate UCB-OBI-ISO-001 chromosome 9, ASM119413v2, whole genome shotgun sequence genomic window:
- the LOC106870297 gene encoding zinc finger BED domain-containing protein 5-like — MSAKKRKYLEEYIRFGFVSLQKSDTEVPQCVICYKTLGHDGMRLSRLERHLRTTHPTLADNPKSFFETKRHSLKQAKLDDSEVFRQQTSMVIETSCEITILIAKSKKSHNIGESLIKSSLLRAAELVLGKDNASKLS; from the coding sequence ATGAGTGCAAAGAAACGGAAGTATCTTGAAGAATATATTCGATTTGGATTCGTGTCCCTCCAAAAGAGTGACACAGAAGTCCCCCAGTGTGTGATATGTTACAAGACTTTGGGCCATGATGGAATGCGACTCTCACGCTTGGAACGTCACTTGAGGACAACACATCCTACCCTTGCCGACAATCCCAAGTCattctttgaaacaaaaagaCATTCCTTGAAGCAAGCTAAGTTGGACGATAGTGAAGTATTTCGGCAACAAACTTCAATGGTCATTGAGACTTCCTGTGAGATCACCATATTGATTGCAAAGAGTAAGAAGAGCCATAACATCGGAGAGTCTCTCATAAAATCAAGTCTACTTCGTGCAGCAGAACTCGTTTTGGGAAAAGATAATGCAAGCAAGCTTTCCTAG